Part of the Desulfobulbaceae bacterium genome is shown below.
GATCATTTTGAAATAAAAAACCGGCAGGATTCGTATGGCCCAAATGCTTTAACCGCAAAAAAAGGGAAAGGGCCGCTCAAACGTTTTCTGCTCCAGTTTCACCAGCCCCTAATATATATTCTGATTGTCTCAGGAATCATTACCGCTCTTCTTCAGGAATGGGTGGATTCCGGCGTTATTTTCGGTGTAGTGCTGGTCAACGCTATAATAGGTTATCTTCAGGAAGCAAAGGCGGTCAACTCCCTAGCCGCTCTGGCCCGAACCATGACAACTTTGACCCGCTCCTGGCCTTTTCCTGCATTGCCTTTTCGCTGGCTGTCGGTCTGCTGGCAGGAGGATATCCTGCATGGAAGGCGTCAAAAATTAATCCTATTGAGGCTATTAGAATGAGCTTGTCCAGATACGCAGAGAAAAAATCGGTTTTGTCTTTCAGCAGTTTTATCTCATTCCCGGCCTTTCGGTTTACGAAAATGTGGCCCTTCCCCTGCGGTTCGCCAGACGAGAGGTTGACAAGGAAAAAATAACGAAGCTCCTTGACCTCGTCGGATTAGAAAACCGGCACAGCCACAACCCGAGCCAGCTCAGCGGTGGAGAAATGCAGCGGGTGGCCGTGGCCAGGGCAATGGTCAACGACCCAGAAGTGATTTTTGCTGACGAGCCCACCGGCAACTTAGACACGGAAAACAGTGAGAAGATATTCGACCTGCTCACCTCGCTTCATGCCCGTGGGCTGACCATTGTCATGGTTACCCACAACAATGAACTGGCCATGAGATCGGAACGAATCATCAGGTTGAAGGACGGTCAGATACAAAATTAAAAATTCATCTCCTGCTTTTTTGTTCTGTCTTACCGATGGGCAGGTTTCAGCACAACTTTTCTTCACAGGCGAATATGACATGAACTTTTTAAGAATATTTGTGACATTTACCCTGTTTGCTGACGCTGGTGTTGCATTCGCTGGTGATCAAAGGGCGAGGGCGGCTCCTTAAGACATGGCGGATGGCATCAATGGCGGTCTTCTTTTTCTTACTAATACAGGACATAGGCCTGAAGCAGCCGTTTCCGCCTTATGAAAACTAGCCACCTTGGGCAGCGCCCATTCATTTTTGTCAAGCCATCCTGCCCCGGACAAAAGAGCGGATCGGCTCGAACTCCAACGAAAACAAGAAAAAACCCGCAGGGGAGTTGTCGAAAATAAAAATGGAGTTGTTGATTACATGCAGAAATTCATATCAAAATTACAATTTACAATAAAGGAGATGAAATATGGTTAGAAAACCACTTGTGGGAATTCTCATGGGCAGCGACAGTGATTTACCGGTAATGCGAAAAGTGATCGAGGTGCTAGACGAAATGGATGTTCCTTATGAAATTGATATCAGCTCGGCCCACCGTCTTCCCGATAAAACGGCCACTTACGCTAGAACAGCAAGAGAACGGGGGATTGAGGTGATAATTGCCGGAGCAGGAATGGCAGCACATCTCGCAGGCGTAATAGCCTCTCACACTACTCTTCCAGTCATTGGTGTTCCCCTCTCTTCTGGAGCTTTGAATGGTGTTGATGCTCTTTATGCAACCGTGCAGATGCCTCCAGGCATTCCGGTTGCTACAGTAGCAATAGATGGCGGGAAAAATGCCGCTTATCTTGCCTGTTCCATATTATCTATTAAATTCCCTGAAATCGGTGATATGCTGGATGCATATAGGGAAGAGACACGAAATCAACTTCAGGAAAAATCTAAAAATTTGCAAAAAAACCTGGGTGGGGGGTATAAATAAAGTATGCAAAAAGTTTACATTAATTCATGAAGGGAAAGCAGTACACGATACATCACTCTCGGATAAGGATCATTGTAACATTGTGACAAGCTGAATAGCCGCAGTAAAGAAAATATGGCACAGAAGAAGTCAATCAAAGGGAGGTGGAGATGAATTATGTTCAGCGGGGTTTTTTTTGGATTGCTGTCTATCTCTGCCTGGTTTTGACACCCTTGTTCGTTCTTCTGTTGGCTCCTGGCCCTTCTGGTAGTGGGTTTTGGTGGGATTTCTCCATTGCCCTTGGCTTTGCCGGGACATCGATGATGGGAGGTATGTTTGTCCTCACCGCCCGTTTTCGGCATGCCGCTGTACCTTTCGGCATTGATCTGATATATTATTTCCACCGCTGGATTGCCCTGGTGTCGTTTGTCTTTATAGTAGCCCATCCAGTTATACTGGTCTTTCTTGAGCCGGACCTGCTTGATGACTTGAGACCTTCAGTCATTTCCTGGCATATGCTGGCCGGCGTTACATCCATAGCGGCATTGACGGCTCTTA
Proteins encoded:
- a CDS encoding ATP-binding cassette domain-containing protein, producing the protein MRREKIGFVFQQFYLIPGLSVYENVALPLRFARREVDKEKITKLLDLVGLENRHSHNPSQLSGGEMQRVAVARAMVNDPEVIFADEPTGNLDTENSEKIFDLLTSLHARGLTIVMVTHNNELAMRSERIIRLKDGQIQN
- the purE gene encoding 5-(carboxyamino)imidazole ribonucleotide mutase, whose translation is MVRKPLVGILMGSDSDLPVMRKVIEVLDEMDVPYEIDISSAHRLPDKTATYARTARERGIEVIIAGAGMAAHLAGVIASHTTLPVIGVPLSSGALNGVDALYATVQMPPGIPVATVAIDGGKNAAYLACSILSIKFPEIGDMLDAYREETRNQLQEKSKNLQKNLGGGYK